One genomic segment of Limnothrix sp. FACHB-406 includes these proteins:
- the purC gene encoding phosphoribosylaminoimidazolesuccinocarboxamide synthase — MTALQKLYEGKAKILYATADPTILLACYKDDATAFNAQKRGTIAGKGRINCTMSEHLFRKLEAAGVPTHFVDCPAPNEMNVRALTIVPLEVIVRNFAAGSLCKQTGIALGTPLEPPLIEFCYKNDEFGDPLVTEGRIYAMKLATPAQVREITELTQRINEILRDFFQQCDIILVDFKIEFGIDSGGRIVLGDEISPDTCRLWDAKETDPIARVLDKDRFRQDLGNVEGAYQRVLEKVLAN; from the coding sequence ATGACCGCTCTACAAAAGCTTTACGAAGGCAAAGCCAAAATCCTGTACGCCACGGCGGATCCCACCATTCTGTTGGCCTGTTACAAGGACGATGCCACGGCGTTCAATGCCCAAAAACGAGGGACGATCGCGGGTAAAGGGCGCATTAACTGCACCATGTCGGAACACCTGTTTCGCAAGCTGGAAGCGGCGGGCGTGCCGACCCACTTTGTGGACTGCCCCGCTCCCAATGAAATGAATGTGCGGGCCTTGACCATCGTGCCGTTGGAAGTGATTGTGCGGAATTTTGCCGCCGGTAGTCTTTGCAAACAAACGGGCATTGCCCTGGGTACGCCGCTGGAACCCCCGTTGATTGAGTTCTGCTACAAGAATGATGAATTTGGGGATCCATTGGTGACGGAGGGCCGAATCTACGCCATGAAGTTGGCCACGCCAGCTCAGGTACGAGAAATTACGGAGCTGACCCAACGGATTAACGAAATCCTGCGCGACTTTTTCCAGCAGTGCGACATTATCTTGGTGGACTTCAAGATCGAATTCGGCATCGACTCCGGCGGGCGGATTGTGCTGGGGGATGAGATTAGCCCGGATACCTGTCGCCTGTGGGATGCCAAGGAAACCGACCCGATCGCCCGAGTGTTGGATAAGGATCGCTTCCGCCAAGATTTAGGAAACGTGGAAGGGGCTTATCAGCGAGTCCTGGAAAAG
- a CDS encoding DUF4870 domain-containing protein, with translation MGWQLGQWQFEPWRTNPPQPDQSDWLATLAHWSVFLGCGLGMVTLAPIGVDRAVLLELVCCGLAIAIMVAAPDPRAQANARSAVNFHLNVLVAAALCSALVGIPFLIALTIKALVSPLLAAARVAEEPGYIHHYDFLWQWLNPDRDRVGI, from the coding sequence ATGGGATGGCAACTTGGGCAATGGCAGTTCGAGCCTTGGCGCACCAATCCGCCCCAACCGGATCAGTCGGATTGGCTGGCAACGTTGGCCCACTGGTCAGTGTTCCTGGGCTGCGGTTTGGGAATGGTGACCCTGGCCCCGATCGGGGTCGATCGCGCAGTGTTATTGGAATTGGTCTGCTGCGGTTTGGCGATCGCAATTATGGTGGCGGCTCCTGACCCCCGGGCCCAGGCCAACGCCCGATCGGCCGTGAATTTTCATCTCAACGTTTTGGTAGCGGCCGCCCTTTGCAGCGCCCTGGTCGGAATTCCGTTTCTGATTGCCCTGACGATTAAGGCGCTGGTGTCGCCCCTGTTGGCGGCCGCCCGCGTGGCTGAGGAACCAGGCTATATCCATCACTACGATTTCCTGTGGCAATGGCTAAACCCCGATCGCGATCGGGTGGGGATTTAA
- the hemB gene encoding porphobilinogen synthase gives MFPTHRPRRLRTSETLRRMVAETVVTTNDLIYPLFAVPGEGVANEVKSMPGVYQLSIDKIVEEAKQVYDLGIPAIILFGIPAEKDTDATGAWHDCGIVQKATEAVKKAVPDLVVAVDTCLCEYTSHGHCGYLETGDLSGRVLNDPTLELLKKTAIAQANAGADIIAPSGMMDGFVKSIREALDAAKFQDIPILSYAAKYASAYYGPFRDAAESTPQFGDRRTYQMDPANGREAIKEIVLDIAEGADMLMVKPALAYMDIIWRVKEASNLPVAAYNVSGEYSMVKAAALNGWIDEQRVVMETMTSFKRSGADLILTYHAKDVARWLKG, from the coding sequence ATGTTCCCCACCCATCGCCCTCGTCGTTTGCGGACTAGCGAAACCCTGCGCCGCATGGTTGCGGAAACCGTCGTCACCACCAACGATTTGATCTACCCGTTGTTTGCAGTGCCGGGTGAAGGGGTGGCGAACGAAGTGAAGTCGATGCCGGGTGTTTATCAACTCTCGATCGACAAAATCGTTGAAGAAGCCAAACAGGTTTATGACCTAGGAATTCCTGCCATCATTTTGTTTGGAATTCCCGCTGAAAAAGACACCGACGCAACCGGTGCTTGGCATGATTGCGGCATTGTCCAAAAGGCAACCGAAGCCGTGAAAAAAGCCGTGCCCGATTTGGTGGTGGCGGTGGATACTTGCCTGTGCGAATACACCAGCCACGGGCACTGTGGCTATTTGGAAACGGGCGATCTCAGCGGACGAGTTCTGAATGATCCCACCTTGGAATTGCTGAAAAAAACCGCCATTGCCCAAGCCAATGCCGGAGCCGACATCATTGCACCTTCGGGGATGATGGATGGGTTTGTGAAATCCATTCGGGAAGCCTTGGATGCGGCTAAATTCCAAGACATTCCAATCCTCTCCTACGCCGCCAAATATGCCTCGGCTTACTATGGGCCGTTCCGGGATGCGGCTGAATCAACCCCGCAATTTGGCGATCGACGCACCTATCAAATGGATCCGGCCAATGGACGGGAAGCCATCAAGGAAATTGTCCTGGACATTGCTGAAGGGGCAGATATGTTGATGGTGAAGCCGGCCCTGGCCTACATGGACATCATTTGGCGCGTGAAGGAAGCTAGCAATTTGCCTGTGGCGGCCTATAACGTTTCCGGTGAATATTCGATGGTGAAGGCGGCGGCCCTCAACGGTTGGATTGATGAGCAACGCGTGGTGATGGAAACCATGACTAGCTTTAAGCGATCGGGCGCAGATTTGATTCTGACTTACCACGCCAAGGATGTGGCTCGCTGGCTGAAGGGCTAA
- a CDS encoding choice-of-anchor Q domain-containing protein, whose protein sequence is MTLVTSLADNGPGSLRAALAAAPNGDTITFAPNLANQTIRLTSGQLLVDRDIIIDGANAPGLVISGNESSRVFYVSKQGGSATFRNLTVADGRTRGATNVSTSGAGIGTDIRVNLTIDNVTFRNNEAENFSGGAVSLEFQGKGTITNSRFDNNRASQKNSGSIVEFGAGAVQSWAETTLVVRNSEFTNNKGTNGGAIGTIQTELLVENSRFVGNDSSKGGAAFWGQGGAIYADAASKFGDGVGGQMIIRSSYFSANRAAAQGGALSLYPYRPDKALIENSIIVDNTVVADPGGNGLGGGVRLAVGDAIIRNSTIANNNAETQGGGVWIAEDASVQIINTTIGNNKAVNPDPLRGIGGGIFFANNQANKLINVTLANNTASGFGGGIFKNDASSVEVTNSLFVNNRAGNSFSESFQTNRTLTDGGNNLQFPASLPGGKDPQITGSAIVADPKLGPLQDIGGGQLGYLLQAGSPAINAGKAVAGVTTDQRSLPRDGAIDIGSTEFGVGGGGTTPPPAGQFTSGNDDLNLTDNADSADALAGNDRVVALSGSDNVFGNAGDDSLFGNAGDDTLLGGDGADFLFGGRDRDRLFGNLGNDQIFGNIGDDELYGGRDADSLFGGQNNDSLFGNIGADLLSGDLGDDSLFGGQDNDTLLGGDGADLLSGDLGNDLLTGGAGADRFIIGSGKGTETITDYQDGTDRILLAAPLAFGGLSFATVSGGAEIRFGSEVLAFVQGVSPAVFDPADFGTI, encoded by the coding sequence ATGACACTCGTTACCTCCCTGGCCGATAACGGCCCCGGTTCCCTGCGTGCGGCCTTGGCGGCGGCCCCCAATGGCGACACCATCACCTTTGCCCCCAACTTGGCCAACCAAACCATTCGCCTCACCAGTGGCCAACTGTTGGTCGATCGGGACATCATCATCGATGGAGCCAATGCGCCAGGGTTGGTAATTAGCGGCAACGAAAGCAGCCGGGTGTTTTATGTCAGCAAGCAGGGCGGTTCCGCCACGTTTCGCAACCTGACCGTGGCCGATGGGCGCACCCGAGGAGCCACCAACGTCAGCACTTCCGGCGCGGGGATTGGCACTGACATTCGCGTCAACCTGACGATCGATAACGTCACCTTCCGCAACAACGAGGCGGAAAACTTCTCCGGCGGTGCGGTGTCCCTGGAGTTTCAGGGGAAGGGCACGATCACCAACAGCCGCTTTGACAACAACCGAGCCAGCCAAAAAAATAGCGGCTCGATCGTGGAGTTTGGGGCCGGCGCGGTGCAAAGTTGGGCCGAAACGACGCTGGTGGTGCGCAACAGCGAATTCACCAACAACAAAGGAACCAACGGCGGGGCGATCGGCACGATCCAAACCGAGTTGCTAGTGGAAAACAGCCGTTTTGTGGGCAACGATTCCAGCAAAGGCGGCGCGGCCTTTTGGGGCCAAGGTGGGGCCATCTACGCTGACGCTGCCAGCAAATTTGGCGATGGGGTGGGTGGTCAAATGATCATTCGGAGCAGCTACTTTTCGGCCAACCGAGCCGCTGCTCAAGGGGGGGCGCTTTCGCTCTATCCCTACCGACCGGACAAGGCGTTGATTGAGAATTCAATCATTGTTGACAACACCGTGGTGGCCGATCCGGGCGGGAATGGCTTGGGGGGCGGTGTGCGCTTGGCCGTGGGTGATGCGATCATTCGCAACAGCACGATCGCCAATAACAATGCTGAAACTCAAGGCGGCGGGGTTTGGATTGCGGAAGATGCTTCAGTGCAAATCATCAACACCACGATCGGGAATAACAAAGCAGTGAATCCCGATCCGCTGCGGGGAATTGGCGGCGGCATTTTCTTTGCCAATAATCAGGCGAACAAGCTCATTAATGTCACCTTGGCTAACAACACCGCGAGTGGCTTTGGCGGCGGCATTTTCAAAAATGATGCGTCCTCGGTGGAAGTCACGAACAGTTTGTTCGTAAACAATCGGGCCGGCAACAGCTTTAGCGAATCGTTCCAAACCAACCGCACCCTGACCGATGGGGGTAATAACCTGCAATTTCCCGCCTCGTTGCCCGGGGGCAAAGATCCGCAAATTACCGGCAGCGCGATCGTAGCCGATCCAAAGCTGGGGCCCCTGCAAGACATTGGCGGCGGCCAATTGGGCTATTTGTTGCAAGCGGGCAGCCCGGCCATTAACGCCGGAAAAGCCGTGGCCGGTGTGACGACGGATCAGCGCAGTTTGCCGCGTGATGGGGCGATCGACATTGGCTCCACGGAATTTGGTGTGGGTGGCGGTGGTACAACTCCGCCCCCAGCGGGTCAGTTCACTTCCGGTAATGATGACCTGAACTTGACCGATAACGCTGATTCGGCCGATGCCCTGGCCGGGAACGATCGGGTGGTGGCCCTCAGCGGGAGTGACAATGTTTTTGGGAATGCGGGCGATGACAGCCTCTTTGGGAATGCGGGTGATGACACGCTGTTGGGTGGCGATGGTGCGGATTTCCTGTTTGGCGGGCGCGATCGCGATCGACTCTTCGGCAACCTAGGCAATGACCAGATCTTCGGCAACATCGGTGACGATGAGCTTTATGGCGGTCGTGATGCGGATAGCCTGTTTGGCGGCCAAAACAACGACAGCCTGTTTGGCAACATCGGTGCAGACTTGCTCTCGGGCGATTTGGGTGATGATTCCCTCTTTGGGGGGCAAGACAATGACACCCTGTTGGGCGGTGACGGAGCCGATTTGCTCTCGGGCGATTTGGGCAACGATCTCCTCACGGGGGGCGCGGGGGCCGATCGGTTCATCATCGGTTCCGGCAAGGGCACGGAAACGATTACTGATTACCAAGACGGCACGGACAGGATTTTGCTGGCGGCTCCGTTGGCCTTTGGTGGTCTCAGTTTTGCCACGGTCAGCGGTGGGGCGGAAATTCGCTTTGGCAGTGAGGTGTTGGCCTTTGTGCAGGGGGTGAGTCCGGCGGTGTTTGACCCGGCAGACTTCGGAACCATCTAG
- a CDS encoding Uma2 family endonuclease gives MIAQTPSAPGIIQPKPIEYPDSDGQPMADNTKQFQWIQTIHSNLAALFADDPQVFVAGDLLWYPVEGDNKTRQAPDVMVVFGAPKGDRGSYMQWRENNIAPQVVFEILSPGNRLTEMMKKQMFYHRHGVEEYYIYDPDRNDLSILIRGAGEALEPVDEPDSWVSPRLGIRFQLGEETLTLLRPDGQPFSTLIEERQRAEQAEQQAAQAREQAEQAQQQAAEERQRAEQAQQRADRLAARLRELGLDPETIDP, from the coding sequence ATGATTGCCCAAACCCCCAGCGCACCGGGAATAATCCAACCGAAACCGATCGAGTATCCCGACAGCGACGGCCAGCCGATGGCAGACAACACCAAACAATTCCAATGGATTCAAACCATCCATAGCAACCTCGCTGCCCTTTTCGCCGATGATCCCCAAGTCTTCGTAGCGGGCGACTTGCTTTGGTATCCCGTTGAAGGCGACAACAAAACCCGCCAAGCGCCCGATGTGATGGTGGTGTTTGGCGCACCCAAGGGCGATCGGGGTTCCTATATGCAATGGCGCGAAAACAACATCGCCCCGCAGGTGGTGTTTGAAATTTTGTCGCCGGGGAATCGCCTAACCGAAATGATGAAAAAGCAGATGTTCTATCACCGCCATGGCGTGGAGGAATATTACATCTATGACCCCGATCGCAACGACTTGAGCATCTTGATTCGGGGGGCAGGCGAGGCGCTGGAACCGGTGGATGAACCGGATAGTTGGGTCAGTCCTCGGTTGGGCATTCGGTTCCAACTGGGCGAAGAAACCCTCACGCTCCTGCGGCCAGACGGCCAGCCTTTTTCCACCCTGATTGAGGAGCGCCAACGGGCTGAACAAGCGGAGCAGCAAGCCGCACAAGCACGGGAGCAAGCTGAGCAGGCCCAACAACAGGCGGCAGAAGAGCGCCAACGGGCTGAACAGGCCCAGCAGCGTGCCGATCGCCTCGCGGCTCGACTACGAGAATTGGGGCTGGATCCCGAAACGATCGACCCCTAA